The proteins below are encoded in one region of Dioscorea cayenensis subsp. rotundata cultivar TDr96_F1 chromosome 18, TDr96_F1_v2_PseudoChromosome.rev07_lg8_w22 25.fasta, whole genome shotgun sequence:
- the LOC120281838 gene encoding F-box-like/WD repeat-containing protein TBL1XR1 isoform X3, translating into MESDMNGSIDLNKLADSNPPIPSIHSSPSLSPSRLIFFPNTDVFGELTTDQFNALILQFLLEKGFKRTAAEFKNEAEIENISIDENTINKAPLPSLVHKGLRYTQLEANMHSTDASLLMSRDRLEPLDIITNSVHDLSKIIKDRKENAMRKGKSIEYDVSNQEQQDNRQERNIDVHGGSRLMACTPSLPPVTRQVSDPDVFLLKGNSSEISVCAWSPTDALLAVGFSHSAALIWKIADDLSSVCGSGQKVYFLIHADAQTNEQNLHVGTLAWNGEGKLLATGSFSGLVCIWSKNGELRMRLGSHRAAIFFIEWNSKGDNLLTVGCDNRILVWDTNAWEPKHDITCHSEQLLDVAWGNDTSFATISKENIYVFNVGEPQPIKTFSGYQEEIGGIHWNPTGSLLASYGGANAIKIWTLEQDECLHNLMHSMY; encoded by the exons ATGGAATCGGACATGAATGGCTCCATCGATCTCAACAAGCTCGCAGATTCAAACCCTCCAATTCCCTCCATTCATAGCTCACCATCTTTGTCCCCTTCGAGGTTGATCTTCTTCCCCAACACCGATGTCTTCGGCGAGCTCACCACCGATCAGTTCAATGCTCTCATCCTCCAATTTCTTCTGGAAAAAG GTTTCAAGCGCACTGCTGCTGAATTTAAAAATGAGGCAGAGATTGAGAATATTTCTATTGatgaaaatacaataaacaaggCCCCTCTTCCGTCATTGGTGCATAAAGGTCTTCGATATACACAACTAGAGGCAAATATGCACTCT ACTGATGCTAGTCTTCTTATGTCGCGCGATCGCCTTGAACCTCTGGATATTATCACAAACAGTGTGCATGATTTgtcaaaaatcataaaagacAGAAAAGAAAATGCCATGAGGAAGGGAAAAAGCATTGAGTATGACGTATCTAACCAAGAGCAGCAAGACAACAGACAGGAAAGAAATATTGATGTTCATGGAG GATCTCGACTAATGGCCTGCACCCCTAGTTTGCCACCAGTGACTCGTCAAGTTTCTGACCCAGATGTATTTCTTTTGAAAGGAAATAGTTCAGAG ATTTCTGTCTGTGCTTGGAGTCCAACAGATGCTCTTCTGGCAGTTGG GTTTTCACATTCAGCAGCTCTGATATGGAAAATTGCAGATGACCTCTCCAGTGTTTGTGGTTCAGGACAAAAGGTTTATTTCCTTATTCATGCTGATGCACAAACCAATGAGCAAAATTTGCATGTTGGTACACTTGCTTGGAAT GGAGAAGGGAAGCTACTTGCAACAGGATCATTTAGTGGACTGGTTTGTATCTGGAGTAAGAATG GTGAATTAAGGATGAGACTGGGAAGTCATAGAGCTGCTATATTCTTTATAGAATGGAACAGTAAAGGTGATAATCTCCTTACTGTTGGTTGTGACAACAGAATTCTTGTTTGGGACACCAATGCATGGGAGCCTAAGCATGATATTACATGTCATTCTG AACAATTGCTTGATGTTGCATGGGGGAACGATACTTCTTTTGCAACAATCTCAAAGGAGAACatttatgttttcaatgttGGAGAGCCTCAGCCAATCAAAACTTTTTCTGGATATCAG GAGGAGATTGGTGGTATTCATTGGAATCCTACTGGGAGCTTATTGGCTTCATATGGTGGTGCCAATGCGATAAAG